A region from the Treponema pallidum subsp. pallidum str. Nichols genome encodes:
- the efp gene encoding elongation factor P, producing MIRGGDIAKGTVLLHKGAPYLVVEREFVNPGKGAAFARVKMKHLRDGSVLTQTVKTSDTVEDAVVDSHRAQYQYDDGECFVFMDTRSFEQIFVSKGNVPGRERYLREGDEYDILIWNGESIDIKIPTKMVFRVAHSEPYLKGDTVSGATKPVTTETGLVVRVPLFIKQGEKILINTETNEYQERVND from the coding sequence ATGATTAGAGGGGGAGATATCGCAAAGGGGACGGTCCTGCTCCATAAAGGTGCTCCGTACCTGGTTGTCGAGCGCGAGTTCGTAAACCCGGGTAAGGGTGCTGCGTTTGCGCGCGTTAAAATGAAACATCTTCGTGACGGCTCTGTGCTCACTCAGACAGTTAAGACCTCAGATACAGTCGAAGATGCGGTTGTAGACAGCCACCGCGCTCAGTATCAGTACGATGACGGGGAATGCTTCGTCTTTATGGATACCCGCAGTTTTGAACAGATTTTCGTTTCCAAAGGGAATGTCCCAGGAAGAGAGCGCTACTTGCGCGAAGGGGACGAATACGACATCCTAATTTGGAACGGGGAGTCCATTGACATAAAAATTCCCACCAAAATGGTTTTCCGTGTTGCACACAGCGAGCCGTATCTTAAGGGGGATACCGTCTCTGGCGCCACAAAGCCTGTGACTACCGAAACGGGTCTTGTCGTGCGCGTTCCCCTATTTATCAAGCAAGGAGAGAAGATCCTGATAAATACAGAGACGAATGAATATCAAGAACGTGTCAATGACTAG
- a CDS encoding helicase-related protein: MFSYKQLPVYSQKDKILSALAHHHVIVVESPTGSGKTTQLPLILHEAGYNEGGAIGVTQPRRIAVLSVSEFIAKQVLHVQPGIVGYKMRFEDHTDVETKIKVMTDGILLQEMKLDPLLSKYSIIMVDEAHERSLNIDFILGLLKRVLQQRHDFRIVISSATINTAMFSRYFNECPVIKIDAVAYPVTVIFDPPDTPASTHTKEAEAALLEKIVCIVERVIASRDKGAILIFLPGERSIKNCITRLSHERWFRKLFLLPLYGRLSKEEQEQVFNRAPFGKRKVVIATNIAETSITIDDVTTVIDSGLVKLNSYNPLSYTASLDETPISQASCNQRRGRAGRVRAGTCYRLYSRDDFEQREPYTLEEIYRTDLSEVVMRMAELGIHDFEHFDFISPPGTHGIIGAEDTLRLLGALEDDRSLSEIGKMMCLFPLGPRQSRMIVEALRRYPHSIDDVLIAAAFLSARSPLIFSEDQEEKTKKAHGTFSDPMGDFVSFLRIYRAYAQENNKHSFCQHFYLDERIMAEISNIKEQLELIVSGMGFPLLTGGTVEEYLICVGTGMIQFVCVQEHRDSYRSLTAECIHIHPGSCVYKDRPKFIVAGEIVRTSRMYAMSVSPLSKKIAELIAPALLERRGRAEKHGTSPTRAAFLKKSTLRKGPRKRRVRVGRASLR, from the coding sequence ATGTTCAGTTACAAGCAGTTGCCCGTCTACTCTCAGAAAGACAAAATTCTTAGCGCGCTCGCGCACCATCACGTCATTGTTGTCGAAAGCCCCACCGGATCTGGGAAAACTACCCAGCTGCCACTCATTCTTCATGAAGCAGGATACAATGAAGGTGGTGCTATCGGCGTCACCCAGCCGCGTAGAATTGCTGTCCTCTCTGTAAGCGAGTTCATTGCCAAGCAGGTGCTCCACGTGCAGCCCGGCATTGTCGGATACAAAATGCGCTTTGAGGATCACACAGATGTCGAAACAAAAATAAAAGTAATGACTGATGGAATCCTTCTGCAAGAAATGAAGCTCGACCCACTCCTCAGTAAATACTCCATCATCATGGTAGATGAAGCGCATGAGCGGAGTCTCAACATTGATTTTATTTTAGGATTGCTTAAGCGCGTCTTGCAACAGCGGCATGATTTCCGCATCGTCATCTCCTCTGCCACAATCAACACGGCCATGTTTTCCCGCTATTTCAATGAGTGCCCTGTCATCAAAATAGATGCGGTTGCATACCCGGTCACTGTTATTTTCGATCCTCCTGATACGCCTGCATCTACTCATACAAAGGAAGCGGAGGCCGCCTTGCTAGAAAAGATCGTTTGTATCGTTGAGCGTGTTATCGCTTCAAGGGACAAAGGTGCCATACTCATTTTTCTGCCAGGGGAGCGTTCTATTAAAAATTGTATTACCCGTCTTTCCCATGAACGTTGGTTCCGCAAGCTCTTTCTTTTGCCCCTCTATGGAAGATTGAGTAAAGAAGAACAAGAGCAAGTTTTTAACCGCGCGCCATTTGGAAAAAGAAAAGTCGTCATCGCAACGAATATTGCAGAAACATCCATCACCATTGACGATGTAACTACCGTCATTGACTCTGGTTTGGTGAAGTTAAATTCGTATAACCCGCTTTCCTATACTGCAAGTTTGGACGAAACTCCTATTTCTCAGGCTTCGTGTAACCAGCGGCGTGGACGCGCAGGCAGAGTACGCGCAGGCACGTGCTATCGCCTATATTCGCGCGATGATTTTGAGCAGCGTGAACCGTACACCCTTGAAGAAATCTACCGCACTGACCTATCTGAGGTAGTCATGCGCATGGCAGAACTCGGTATCCACGATTTCGAACACTTTGATTTTATTTCTCCTCCTGGCACCCATGGTATTATCGGCGCAGAAGACACGTTGCGCTTGCTCGGCGCGTTAGAAGATGACCGGAGTCTGAGTGAAATTGGAAAAATGATGTGCCTGTTTCCGCTCGGTCCTCGGCAGTCCCGGATGATTGTAGAGGCGCTGCGGCGCTATCCCCATTCTATTGACGATGTACTTATCGCTGCGGCGTTTCTGTCTGCTCGCAGCCCGCTAATCTTTTCAGAGGATCAGGAAGAAAAAACAAAAAAGGCACACGGCACGTTCTCCGATCCCATGGGGGATTTCGTGTCTTTTTTGCGGATCTACCGCGCGTATGCGCAAGAAAATAACAAACATTCCTTTTGCCAACATTTCTATTTGGACGAGCGGATTATGGCTGAGATTTCTAACATAAAGGAGCAGCTCGAGCTTATCGTAAGTGGCATGGGATTCCCTCTGCTAACGGGCGGGACCGTGGAAGAATACTTAATCTGCGTGGGCACGGGCATGATACAGTTCGTGTGCGTGCAAGAACACCGCGATTCGTATCGCTCGCTCACTGCAGAGTGTATTCACATTCATCCTGGGTCCTGTGTGTATAAAGACCGGCCGAAGTTTATTGTAGCCGGGGAGATCGTGCGCACGTCTCGTATGTATGCAATGTCCGTTTCTCCCCTTTCGAAAAAAATTGCTGAGCTCATTGCTCCCGCTTTGCTAGAACGTAGGGGCCGCGCTGAGAAGCACGGCACGTCCCCCACGCGCGCAGCTTTCCTGAAGAAGAGCACCCTACGCAAAGGGCCGCGGAAAAGAAGAGTGCGTGTCGGACGCGCCTCCCTGAGGTAG
- a CDS encoding V-type ATP synthase subunit D: MKTPLAPTKSNLAYVRDQLGLARDGYRLLEQKREILFMELTSLLEEVHLLETELDKRRKQAYASLWQLLLAQGRDDIAACALVTPVPCRVQQEVLLIAGLRFLRLDAVMQPPKLQYAALGSSACMDRAREDFGLLLQTLTRMASVQTIVWRLASEMRKTQRRVNALSKQIIPQMCETCMYIESVLEERDRESTFVLKSLKARKDPTTTL; this comes from the coding sequence GTGAAAACACCTTTAGCTCCCACCAAGTCGAATTTGGCGTATGTAAGAGATCAGTTGGGTTTGGCTCGTGATGGTTATCGCTTGCTTGAGCAAAAACGAGAAATCCTCTTTATGGAGCTCACTTCTCTCTTGGAAGAGGTGCATCTTCTAGAGACTGAGCTTGATAAGCGTCGGAAGCAGGCGTATGCGTCGCTGTGGCAGCTGCTTCTTGCACAGGGCCGCGATGATATTGCTGCCTGTGCGCTCGTAACACCGGTGCCCTGCCGTGTGCAGCAGGAGGTGCTTTTAATTGCTGGATTGCGATTTCTCCGTCTGGATGCAGTGATGCAGCCACCGAAGCTGCAGTATGCTGCGCTCGGCTCCAGCGCGTGCATGGATAGAGCGCGGGAGGACTTCGGGTTACTGTTGCAAACACTCACGAGAATGGCATCCGTACAGACTATCGTATGGAGACTCGCGTCAGAAATGAGAAAAACACAGCGACGTGTGAATGCGCTGAGCAAGCAGATAATCCCACAGATGTGCGAGACGTGCATGTACATCGAAAGCGTGCTCGAGGAGCGCGATCGGGAAAGTACTTTTGTGCTCAAATCGCTAAAGGCGCGCAAGGATCCCACAACCACCCTTTAG
- a CDS encoding V-type ATP synthase subunit B, with amino-acid sequence MKGVWYRGLSSIDGPIVVAKRREGAFYGEITAIRDRFGALRTGRIIDLSQECCLIQVFGSTLGLSLDGACLEFLDVPMQLRVCEGLMGRVFDGLGRPIDGFPEVLSSQLRNVNGYPINPYARVYPRDFIQTGISAIDGMNTLIRGQKLPIFSGNGLAHNRLAAQIIRQAKILGTDEAFVMVFAGMGIKHDVARFFVSSFEETGVLSKVVMFLSLADAPSIERIITPRCALTAAEYLAFEKNKHVLVIFTDMTNYCEALREVSTTRGEVPGRKGYPGYLYSDLAELYERAGRVKGSSGSVTQIPILTMPNDDISHPIPDLTGYITEGQIVLQRDLSQRGLYPPIGCLPSLSRLMKDGIGEGMTRADHHAVSSQLFASYARVQSVRSLASIVGEEELPALDKCYLRFGDLFEQYFLTQDEHEDRSISQTLDIGWSLLSLLPRTELYRIDPKLIDQYLTASCSAVSDQLRKAIEEARTPVADA; translated from the coding sequence ATGAAGGGAGTGTGGTATCGGGGTCTGTCCTCCATCGACGGTCCGATCGTGGTGGCAAAGCGCCGGGAAGGTGCATTCTATGGGGAGATTACGGCCATCCGTGATCGCTTCGGTGCTCTGCGTACCGGCAGGATAATTGATCTTTCTCAAGAGTGTTGTCTGATTCAGGTGTTTGGCTCCACGCTTGGGCTCAGCCTCGACGGTGCCTGCCTTGAGTTTTTGGACGTGCCGATGCAGCTGCGTGTCTGTGAGGGTTTGATGGGGCGGGTATTCGATGGATTAGGGAGACCAATCGATGGTTTCCCAGAGGTGCTCTCTTCTCAATTGCGTAATGTGAACGGCTATCCTATCAATCCGTACGCGCGCGTATATCCACGTGACTTCATTCAAACCGGTATTTCTGCTATCGATGGTATGAATACGCTCATTCGTGGGCAGAAACTGCCAATCTTCTCTGGGAACGGCCTTGCGCACAACCGTTTAGCAGCGCAGATTATCAGACAGGCAAAAATTCTTGGCACGGATGAGGCCTTTGTGATGGTATTCGCGGGTATGGGTATTAAGCACGATGTGGCCCGCTTTTTTGTTTCTTCTTTTGAAGAAACAGGGGTACTGTCAAAGGTGGTGATGTTCCTGTCGCTTGCAGATGCGCCATCTATCGAGCGTATTATCACACCACGCTGTGCATTAACCGCAGCTGAGTATCTCGCCTTTGAAAAGAACAAGCATGTATTAGTCATTTTTACAGACATGACAAACTACTGTGAGGCGCTGCGGGAAGTTTCCACCACACGAGGGGAGGTACCCGGGCGTAAGGGTTATCCGGGTTACCTGTATTCTGATTTGGCAGAACTGTACGAGCGCGCAGGCAGAGTGAAAGGATCCTCCGGTTCGGTGACGCAGATTCCGATCTTAACTATGCCGAACGACGATATTAGCCATCCGATCCCTGACCTGACCGGGTACATCACCGAAGGACAGATTGTGTTGCAACGCGACCTATCTCAGCGGGGCTTGTATCCGCCCATTGGGTGTCTACCCAGCCTATCTCGCTTAATGAAAGATGGTATCGGGGAGGGTATGACACGCGCAGATCACCATGCGGTTTCAAGTCAGCTATTTGCTTCATACGCAAGAGTACAAAGCGTACGGAGCCTTGCCTCGATTGTCGGAGAAGAGGAATTACCTGCACTCGATAAGTGTTATCTGCGCTTTGGTGACTTGTTTGAGCAGTACTTTCTCACGCAGGATGAGCATGAAGATCGGAGTATCAGTCAGACGCTCGATATCGGGTGGAGTTTGCTCTCACTTTTGCCGCGCACCGAGCTATATCGTATCGACCCAAAGCTTATCGATCAGTACCTGACCGCTTCGTGCAGCGCGGTGAGTGATCAGTTGCGAAAGGCGATAGAGGAGGCCCGCACCCCGGTTGCGGACGCGTAA
- a CDS encoding V-type ATP synthase subunit A: MIKDDVVTGRVVRVSGPIVYAEGLSACSVYDVVDVGEASLIGEIIRLDESKAVVQVYEDDTGMRVGEKVTSLRRPLSVRLGPGLIGTIYDGIQRPLERLFQEDGAFLRPGARSQPLDGSVRWDFRPHCNERGEALCAGIPIAPGSVLGTVQETPSVVHTIMVPPDIRGSVLSSFKGAGAYTIDEEIGRTDLGEPLFLSQYWPVRRARPFSKKLAVCEPLVTGQRAIDVFFPLSKGGTAAIPGGFGTGKTMTQHAVAKWCDADIIVYIGCGERGNEMTDVLSEFPKLIDPRTGRSLMERTILIANTSNMPVSAREVSLYSGITLAEYYRDMGMHVAIMADSTSRWAEALRELSGRMEEMPAEEGFPAYLPTRLAEFYERAGRVETCVAREGSVSIIGAVSPLGGDFSEPVTQHTKRFIRCFWALDRELAHARHYPAIGWIDSYSEYAQEVSAWWSKYDPRAGALRAAALDLLRKEQRLQQIVRLVGPDALPGEDRLVLMVCEMIKGGFLQQNAFDPTDVFSCPEKQVQILRTIVDFHERAVVLLRAGISLSALSQLSCRELIVRMKTTYGNEDVHKMQKVYDTMCTEFDQLSVCAAARTQGGEKVE, from the coding sequence GTGATCAAAGACGATGTGGTTACAGGCCGTGTAGTGAGGGTGTCTGGTCCCATTGTGTATGCCGAGGGCCTCTCTGCGTGCAGCGTATACGATGTTGTCGACGTAGGGGAAGCATCGCTCATCGGAGAAATTATCCGGTTGGATGAGAGCAAGGCGGTCGTGCAAGTATACGAGGATGACACAGGTATGCGAGTCGGGGAGAAGGTGACAAGCTTGCGTCGACCACTCTCAGTCCGCTTAGGGCCTGGATTAATCGGCACCATTTATGACGGTATTCAGCGCCCACTTGAGCGCCTCTTCCAAGAAGACGGCGCCTTCTTGCGTCCTGGTGCGCGTTCACAACCGCTTGATGGCTCCGTACGCTGGGATTTTCGTCCTCATTGTAACGAGCGCGGTGAGGCCCTGTGCGCGGGGATTCCGATTGCACCTGGGTCAGTGTTAGGGACCGTGCAGGAGACTCCTTCTGTTGTGCACACTATCATGGTTCCTCCTGACATCCGGGGGAGCGTGCTATCTTCGTTCAAGGGCGCAGGTGCTTACACAATAGATGAAGAAATTGGACGCACTGATCTTGGTGAGCCGCTTTTTCTATCCCAGTACTGGCCAGTGCGTCGTGCGCGTCCTTTCAGCAAAAAACTTGCAGTGTGTGAGCCACTAGTTACTGGACAGCGGGCGATTGATGTTTTCTTCCCCCTATCAAAGGGAGGAACGGCGGCTATTCCAGGGGGATTTGGAACTGGGAAGACAATGACGCAGCATGCCGTTGCCAAGTGGTGTGATGCAGATATTATCGTGTACATCGGCTGCGGAGAGCGGGGCAACGAGATGACAGACGTGCTCTCTGAATTTCCCAAACTCATCGATCCGCGCACAGGACGCTCTCTTATGGAGCGGACGATTTTGATCGCAAATACGTCCAATATGCCTGTGTCCGCACGCGAGGTGTCGCTGTATTCAGGGATTACCCTTGCGGAATACTACCGTGATATGGGTATGCATGTGGCCATCATGGCTGATTCTACCAGCCGCTGGGCGGAGGCGCTGCGTGAATTGTCTGGGCGCATGGAAGAAATGCCTGCGGAGGAGGGATTCCCTGCGTACCTTCCGACGCGTCTTGCAGAATTTTATGAGCGCGCAGGACGCGTGGAAACCTGTGTGGCGCGCGAGGGCTCTGTGAGCATCATTGGTGCTGTTTCTCCCCTGGGTGGAGATTTCTCTGAGCCGGTGACGCAGCACACAAAGCGCTTCATCCGTTGCTTTTGGGCCTTGGATCGTGAACTTGCACACGCGCGTCATTACCCTGCCATTGGGTGGATAGATTCATACTCTGAATATGCGCAGGAAGTAAGTGCATGGTGGAGTAAGTATGACCCGCGCGCAGGCGCGTTGCGCGCCGCAGCCTTGGATTTGCTGAGAAAGGAACAGCGGTTACAGCAAATTGTCAGGCTTGTCGGTCCTGATGCGCTGCCTGGAGAAGATCGTCTGGTGCTAATGGTGTGTGAAATGATCAAAGGTGGCTTTCTGCAGCAGAACGCTTTTGATCCGACGGATGTGTTCTCCTGTCCCGAAAAGCAGGTGCAGATCTTGCGTACCATAGTGGATTTTCACGAACGTGCCGTGGTGCTGCTGCGTGCAGGTATTTCGCTTTCTGCGCTGTCCCAGCTTTCGTGCCGGGAGCTCATCGTACGTATGAAAACTACGTACGGGAATGAGGATGTACACAAGATGCAGAAAGTGTACGACACGATGTGCACTGAGTTTGACCAACTGAGTGTGTGTGCTGCCGCGCGCACACAAGGGGGGGAGAAAGTCGAATGA
- a CDS encoding ATPase produces MEELRSTEVLERDIYAEARKRADHILSCARADCAQLEAHASARVQDITRAVEQLFAQRIAAYERNAQAVIPLERIRQTIRAVDARVQRALASYFEKIGEEKRLRVLARLLERYAPLIGEQKITVRFFGYCESRVRDLLNQALPRAVLRSLTPFDKAEAWRAQCSDGLTIETEDGTLQCRSTIEEICAQLLSEKRQELACALCGNGVVA; encoded by the coding sequence ATGGAAGAGCTGCGTTCAACAGAGGTGTTAGAAAGAGATATATATGCGGAGGCAAGGAAACGTGCCGATCATATACTTTCCTGTGCGCGGGCTGACTGTGCGCAGTTGGAAGCGCACGCTTCTGCACGCGTCCAGGACATCACGCGCGCCGTTGAGCAACTCTTTGCCCAGCGTATCGCCGCGTATGAACGCAATGCCCAGGCGGTTATTCCGTTGGAGCGTATCAGGCAGACAATCCGTGCCGTTGACGCGCGCGTGCAGCGTGCACTGGCTAGTTATTTTGAAAAGATAGGGGAAGAGAAGCGGCTACGGGTCCTTGCTCGTCTACTCGAACGCTATGCACCGCTTATCGGCGAGCAAAAAATAACGGTACGTTTCTTCGGTTATTGCGAGTCGCGGGTGCGTGATCTTCTCAATCAGGCGCTTCCACGTGCTGTCCTGCGTTCTCTCACCCCCTTTGATAAGGCTGAGGCCTGGCGCGCACAGTGCAGTGATGGGTTGACTATTGAGACGGAGGACGGGACGCTCCAGTGTCGGAGTACAATCGAGGAGATCTGCGCGCAACTTTTGTCTGAAAAGAGACAGGAGTTGGCGTGTGCCCTGTGCGGTAATGGAGTGGTAGCGTGA
- a CDS encoding V-type ATP synthase subunit F, with amino-acid sequence MTYCIIGEQELVLGFSLVGVHGFVVHSPEEAARAFSQVTRPPSGDRPAQVLILTQRAMSYLREEVRAWQMQGELPFVVEVPALHEQGNVRTSLRESIRQVIGAKV; translated from the coding sequence GTGACGTATTGCATAATTGGAGAGCAAGAACTGGTGTTGGGTTTTTCCTTAGTAGGGGTGCACGGTTTCGTGGTACATTCTCCAGAGGAGGCGGCGCGCGCATTCTCCCAGGTCACGCGTCCCCCCTCTGGAGACCGTCCCGCGCAGGTCCTCATACTCACCCAGCGCGCTATGTCTTACCTGAGAGAGGAGGTGCGTGCGTGGCAGATGCAGGGGGAGTTACCCTTTGTCGTAGAAGTCCCCGCTTTGCACGAACAGGGGAACGTACGCACGTCCCTGCGTGAATCAATTCGACAGGTTATCGGGGCAAAGGTATAG
- a CDS encoding ATP synthase subunit C has protein sequence MGWKRAWFTGVFAGLCVLLNAESQPPSHVDGGLKYIAAGLAVGLACVGGGLAVGKIGAAAMGAMSEDPEISGKALPFIGLAEGICLWGFLVALLIILL, from the coding sequence ATGGGTTGGAAAAGAGCATGGTTTACGGGTGTGTTTGCTGGCTTGTGCGTGCTTCTTAACGCGGAGAGTCAGCCGCCCTCTCATGTAGATGGCGGCTTAAAATACATTGCCGCAGGACTCGCGGTGGGGCTCGCTTGCGTTGGGGGAGGCCTTGCAGTAGGTAAAATCGGGGCTGCAGCGATGGGGGCAATGAGTGAGGATCCTGAAATTTCAGGAAAGGCACTTCCCTTTATCGGTCTTGCAGAAGGCATTTGTCTGTGGGGTTTTTTGGTCGCATTGCTTATCATCTTGCTTTGA
- a CDS encoding V-type ATP synthase subunit I, protein MFRSQRMKFLELVVLERDVDRVLEYLGKTALVHLRLSAAARGSSSHCAQSKEYVGRLEEACKYLGVSGECAFSPGDSLPTEEDYTLAQQILAEVDALHAREREGDAPSVPRGKSSVAHDSANEEQFQGEKCALGSMRGPALCALLRRFALQERVHRTRDALESTRHTYRIAGWLPAHEAKDLVAGLDNVTTGRMAVRLFEPQELSFIRDGSEHVPVCYQHGRFVRSYERMVSSYGCPPYGLVDPTPFVAFSYALLFGIMFGDLGQGLLFFVLGLLLRTRRVRALNRWAHLDYVFLSVGFSSMVMGFLTGEFFAHGTLLAPLIRSVTALCGGVPRDHILHLMPSHGSLHTLMAFFGFTLFLGFVINSLGLIINIVNQVRLRHALAAVCSKTGVCGLLFFWYMVALAVRIPLFGIPFGVFDAVAMGVPLVGIFCQEFLERVCKRVRPWFPEGVGMYLMHGVIEMVDVVSGFFSNSMSFLRVGAFALSHAVLSFVVFTMTQFVGGYASLWGILVYVFGNGVIIFLEGLIVAIQAVRLQYYEFFSKFFTKSGSVFAPFRFGYQED, encoded by the coding sequence ATGTTTAGATCGCAGAGGATGAAGTTCCTCGAACTTGTAGTGCTTGAACGGGATGTGGACCGAGTACTGGAGTACCTGGGAAAGACGGCGCTTGTCCATTTGCGTCTTTCCGCCGCGGCGCGTGGCAGTTCTTCCCACTGTGCGCAGAGCAAAGAGTATGTCGGCCGTCTTGAAGAAGCGTGTAAGTACCTGGGTGTCTCTGGCGAGTGCGCGTTTTCTCCAGGGGATTCTTTGCCTACCGAAGAAGACTACACGTTGGCACAGCAGATACTTGCAGAAGTTGACGCTTTGCACGCACGCGAACGAGAGGGTGATGCTCCCTCAGTTCCCCGTGGGAAGAGTTCTGTAGCCCATGATTCTGCCAACGAAGAGCAGTTTCAGGGTGAGAAATGTGCGCTCGGCTCGATGCGAGGCCCGGCACTGTGTGCGCTGCTTAGGCGTTTTGCGCTGCAGGAACGTGTGCACCGCACGCGTGATGCGCTTGAGTCTACCCGGCATACCTATCGTATAGCTGGCTGGTTGCCAGCACATGAGGCGAAGGACCTCGTTGCAGGATTGGACAACGTGACCACAGGGAGGATGGCAGTCCGCCTGTTTGAACCACAGGAGCTGTCTTTTATCAGGGATGGCAGCGAGCATGTGCCGGTGTGTTACCAGCATGGCCGTTTTGTGCGTAGTTACGAGCGTATGGTGTCTAGTTATGGTTGTCCCCCCTACGGGCTCGTCGATCCGACTCCTTTCGTTGCTTTCTCCTATGCGCTGCTTTTTGGGATTATGTTTGGGGACCTCGGGCAGGGTCTCCTCTTTTTCGTACTTGGTTTGCTACTGCGGACGCGGCGTGTACGTGCGCTAAATAGATGGGCACACCTTGACTACGTGTTCTTGTCCGTAGGTTTCTCTAGCATGGTGATGGGTTTTCTGACGGGGGAGTTTTTCGCTCATGGTACGCTCCTCGCTCCGTTGATTCGCAGCGTTACTGCGCTATGTGGTGGAGTACCACGCGATCACATCTTGCACCTAATGCCTTCTCATGGCTCTCTGCACACGCTTATGGCCTTTTTCGGCTTCACGCTTTTTTTAGGATTTGTTATTAATTCGCTGGGCCTTATCATCAACATTGTCAATCAGGTGAGACTGCGCCATGCGCTTGCAGCAGTGTGTTCAAAAACGGGAGTGTGCGGACTCCTCTTTTTTTGGTACATGGTTGCCCTTGCAGTGCGCATACCACTTTTTGGAATTCCATTCGGGGTCTTTGATGCGGTTGCAATGGGCGTGCCTCTCGTGGGTATTTTTTGTCAAGAGTTTTTGGAGCGTGTGTGCAAGCGTGTGCGTCCGTGGTTTCCTGAAGGTGTTGGCATGTATCTAATGCACGGTGTTATCGAAATGGTCGATGTGGTGTCGGGATTTTTCTCCAACTCCATGAGTTTTTTGCGCGTGGGAGCCTTTGCCTTGTCCCATGCGGTACTAAGTTTTGTGGTGTTTACTATGACGCAATTCGTTGGTGGCTACGCTTCACTATGGGGCATACTCGTGTACGTGTTTGGGAATGGAGTCATTATCTTTCTAGAAGGGTTGATCGTTGCCATTCAAGCGGTTCGGCTGCAATACTACGAGTTTTTTTCAAAGTTTTTTACCAAAAGTGGGAGCGTCTTCGCACCGTTTAGGTTTGGATATCAGGAGGATTAG
- a CDS encoding V0D/AC39 family V-type ATPase subunit translates to MAVERDVADVFVYAKLSGLCARLWVGERLGTLQGVGTLCDLWVRLFSEPAPRSAGAHLVGLIQRRVEACLLRDCVRAASCYQEPPSLFSALLARYDYLYLKTLSSSESQAGFRVCQPPDLGRFSLFRWEKWPCIEAVTRGSPVSWYNRVPRSDERVLWDLRLDQSYYHALWQTLCSIPEDDRTACSRLVREEVALYAVGWVLRLRMFYGVQKKDAPSELSSNGAIRRCLGTWWKCILFAWDCSLTERGAWSGWRYERFLNNPVDGVQWEPDLDAFERAGSRFLYCLARTVFHAQLFTPATIVAFFMMKRFEARGICALAECIHAGSARTLPREFLGEAAYV, encoded by the coding sequence GTGGCTGTGGAGCGAGATGTCGCGGATGTGTTCGTCTATGCGAAACTATCCGGTTTGTGTGCTCGGCTTTGGGTTGGTGAGCGCCTGGGTACCCTGCAGGGTGTGGGGACGCTGTGTGATCTCTGGGTGCGCCTTTTTTCTGAGCCTGCCCCTAGGTCTGCTGGTGCACATCTGGTAGGTCTGATCCAGCGGCGGGTGGAGGCGTGTCTGCTGCGCGATTGTGTGCGTGCGGCATCGTGCTATCAGGAACCCCCTTCGCTTTTTTCCGCGCTGCTTGCTCGTTACGACTATCTCTACCTGAAGACGCTCTCTTCTTCTGAGAGTCAGGCGGGGTTTCGCGTCTGCCAACCGCCAGATTTGGGTCGTTTTTCCCTTTTTCGTTGGGAAAAGTGGCCGTGTATCGAGGCTGTCACTCGGGGGAGCCCAGTTTCCTGGTACAACCGCGTACCTCGGAGTGATGAGCGTGTCTTGTGGGATTTGCGCTTAGATCAAAGTTACTACCATGCGTTGTGGCAGACATTGTGTTCTATTCCCGAAGATGATCGCACTGCATGTTCCCGGTTAGTGCGTGAAGAAGTGGCGTTGTACGCTGTTGGGTGGGTACTTCGTCTGCGCATGTTCTATGGTGTACAGAAGAAAGACGCTCCTTCGGAGCTTTCTTCTAACGGTGCGATACGCAGGTGTCTGGGGACGTGGTGGAAATGCATCCTGTTTGCGTGGGATTGTTCTCTTACTGAGCGCGGGGCGTGGAGTGGATGGCGCTATGAGCGCTTCTTAAATAATCCTGTAGATGGGGTACAGTGGGAGCCGGATCTAGACGCGTTTGAACGTGCGGGCTCCCGTTTTCTGTATTGTCTTGCGCGCACGGTTTTTCATGCGCAGCTCTTTACTCCTGCGACGATCGTCGCATTTTTTATGATGAAGCGCTTTGAAGCGCGTGGCATCTGTGCGCTTGCAGAATGTATACATGCAGGGAGTGCGCGTACGCTGCCACGTGAGTTCTTGGGGGAAGCAGCTTATGTTTAG